The Asticcacaulis sp. MM231 genomic interval TTAGGCCTCTGCAGTAGCCCGGCCTGTGCGGCGGGTACCCCCCGGCAGGATCTGGCGGCTAGCCTGATCGATCTCGGCATGGCCAACCATGTTCAGATCGTCTTTCAACCGCATCTGGTGAAAGGCTTAAAATGCGGCAGCCTGCCCGGCAGGACGAGCGGTCTCGACACGAACCTGACAAGGCTTCTTCAGCCTTACGGCCTCGCCTATCGCCGTGTCGCGTCGGATGTCATCGTCGTCTACCGCCCCGCGCCGCGGCCTGTCACGGTCGCAGCGCCTGTGGCCAGTTCGGAGCCTGACCTGCCGCCCATTATCGTGCGCTCTTATCGTCAGAGCCTGGTGCGTGCCGGCGATGCCAAGCGCCGTGCTGATTATACGGTCGATGCGATCGATGCCGAGGATGTGGGCAAATATCCGGCGCGCAATGTCGCCGAGGCCTTGCAACTGGTGACCGGCGTCAGTCTGGAGCGTCAGCGTGGCATCGGCCTCTATGTCAGCGTCAGGGGCATGGGACCTCAGTTCCAGAACGTCGAGTTCGACGGCCACAGCCTGGCTGCGACAGAACTGATCGAAAATGCCGGCGTGCGCGGCCGTGATTTTCGCTTTGATATCCTGCCGGCCGAACTGATCAGCCGCGTCGATGTCGTAAAGACGCCGACGCCCGATATGGAAGAAGGCGCCTTGGGCGGCGATATCAATATCCATACCCTGCGTCCGCTCGACGTCGTGCCGAACGGCACAAGCTTCAAGGGCCTAGCCAGCCTGCGCCTCAGCCACAACGACCGCGCGCACGATATCAGCCCGGCGATGCATGTGATGACGGCCTGGACGACCGATGACCGTCGCTTCGGTCTGTTGCTCAGCCTGATTTCAGACCGGCAAAGCGTGCGCAACGACCGCTTCTATAATTACGGCTGGAACAAGGATCAGTTCACCTCGGTGCTGGGCCCCGGCATCTATACGCCGACCCGCACGCGCCCGACGATCGAGCTCGAAGACCGCCGTCACAATACGCTTTTCGCTTCAGCCCAATGGCGCCCTGACGATCACCATGAGACCGAATTGAGCCTCCTCGCCACGCGGCTTGATGTCGCCTACGACGAGACGGGGCTCGATATCTATCCCGATGATCGCAGTCAGGCGACGCCGGTATTCACACCTGGTACAGCCGGGATCGTGGGTGACACCGCCATCCGTGGCCGCATCGAGACTGTGCGCTTTATGGCGTCACGCGAAACCAGCCTCAACCGTTTCGATTTGCTGCTGGGCCATGTCAAGCACCGCTGGCGCTCCGGCGCCTGGACGGCGAACCTTTCGGCGGATATGTCACGCGCGCATAGCTACCATCCGCCCGGCCGCGGTACCACACGCTCACGCGTCGCCTTCTTCGCCCCCCTCACCTATGATTTTTCCGGCGGCGGCAAGACCGTACCCGTCTTGCAAACGACACTGGACTATACCGATCCACGCAACTTCACAGGCCAGCGTTTCGACTACGCGACCAAGGATGCGCTCGACAGCGATGAGGCGCTGAGCTACGACGTGGCGAAAAGCTTTGATGGCCCCCTCGCCCGGATTCAGGTCGGACAGCAATATCACCACCACAATCGCCGTTACACCCGGCGCGACTGGAAAAATTTCGACCTGGTCGGGATAGATTTTACAGGTCTTGGAGCAGACAGTTACGATGCCGAGCTGTCACCGACGTTTCTCAAAGGCATCAACGGCGACAGCCCGCGCACTTGGCTGGTGCCCTCGGCGACCGCTTTCTATAATCGGCTGATGACGGCCGATGTTCTGGCAGCCAGTCCTACCGCAACGGACGCCACCGGATCGTTCGAGGTTGATGAGCGCATATGGGCCGGCTTCATCCGCAGCGATTGGCGCTTCCAGCTCTGGCAAAGGCCGGTCACCGCCAATATCGGCATGCGCCAGATCGACAATCTGCAAATCTCCGAAGGTGCGGCGCTCATCGGTGATGACGCCACACCCGTGCGCTATCGCCTGCATTATACGACGACCCTGCCGAGCGCCAATCTACGCATGGTCTGGCGTCCCGGCCTCATTGTGCGACTATCGGCGGCGCGCGTCATGTCACGGCCCAACATCATCAATTCCGCGCCACGGCTGACGATCTCGAATGACGCTGACACCGGGCAGGGCGGCAATCCGTTCCTGCGGCCCTTCATAGCCACCGATATGAGCGCCGGCCTAGAATGGTATCCTTCCCCGGCGACCTCACTGGCCATGGCGGTGTTTGGCCGCAGGTTCGATGACTATGTGACGCGTGAGAACACGCACATCTTCGTACCCGGTCGCGGCGATATCCTGTTATCGACGACCGTCAATGGTGGTGACGCCAGCGTGGCCGGCATTGAAGCCGCCTATAACCAGACGCTGGACGCCCTGCCCGGCCCTCTGAACCATCTCGGTTTTCAGGTCTCCTTCACCGTTCTGGACGTCAGCGCCGACTATGCCTCAGGCGCTTTGCGCATTCGCAACGAACTGACCGGCCTGTCGCGCTCGACCTATAATCTGGTTGGCTTTTACGAGGACGATCGCGTGATGGCGCGGCTCGGTTATTACTGGCGGGCCCGCTATCTCAGCTCGGTCGGCAGCTCGATCCAGGCGCCGTCCTACACCGACAGTTTCGGCTCGCTCGATGGCGCTTTCAGTCTGGAGATCGACAAGGCCACCACGCTCACGCTTGAGGCCGTCAACCTGCTCAACACCACGCGTTATGCCTTCGCCATGACCAAGGATCGGCCCCAGGAAATCCACCAGTATGGTCGCACCTTCAGCGTCCAGCTTCGCCACACCTTCTGATATTTATTTACGCCGTCATGGAGGAAACCATGGCGCGTCTGCGTTTTACATTCTGACCCTCCCTCCAAAGGACGCCCTTTTCCTTGACCACCCGAACGCAAAGCTTTGATGCCCTGGTGACGCGCTACCGGGCCCCTTTGCGCGGGTATTTCCGCCGGCAAGGCATAACCGACGACGCCGAGGATCTGGTGCAGGAGGTCTTTATCCGGCTGGCACAAGCCTATGCGCGCATGCACTGGGATAATCCGGATGGCTATGTCTTCACCATCGCCAGCAACATCCTGACCGATCACCGCCGCAAGGGCACGACGCGCCGCGCCGGTCAGCATGATGAACTGAGCGATGATCTGGCATCAACGGGGGAAACGCCCGAACACAGCCTGCTCAACCGCGACCGTCTGCGTCAGGTCGTGGCCGCGCTCAAGACCCTCCACCCTAACTGTTACAACAGCTTTATCCTGCATCGCTTCGAGAACATGCCCCAGAGCGAAATCGCCAAACGACTGGGCCTGTCGGTGAGTACCATAGAAAAACATATAATGACTGCACTGCATCACCTGAACACAACGCTTGGGAAGGAACTGGCCTGATGACCGCTCCTAACCTGAAACCTGACGCCCTGTCCGAACAGGAACGCACATTTCTTGGCAGCCTGAACGCGCCAGCATCTCCGGACGCGCCACGCAACGAAGAGGAGGCTGCCCTGATGGGGACATGGCTGGCCATGGCTGCCTTCGCCGACACAGCCGAGATCAAGGCGATGCGTCACGAGGCACTGCTTGCCGCTGGCGTTGTGCGACCGGTCAAGCGACCTGTCTCTCGCTATGTCGGCATCGGACTTGCCGCCTGCCTGACCCTAGCGATTGGCGGCGGCGGCTTCTTCGCCTGGTCCGGCCGCATGCAGGCCTTCACTGCGCCGGCACAGGGCATCGCCCACGTCACGCTGAAGGACGGCACCGAGATCACGCTGAGCGCCGGTGGCCAGATCCGCAGCCGTATCGGTGCCTCGAAGCGCGAGATCGACCTGGTACGTGGCGACGCCTATTTCGCCGTCACCCATGATGAGAAGCGGCCTTTGACCGTGACCACGAGTAGCCACCGGGCTGTCGATCTTGGCACCGAGTTCAACATCACCCAGACCGGCGACGCCTATCGCCTGACCCTGGTGTCGGGCGCCGTGCGGATCGAAAACCTGAAAACAGGCTATGCCTCTGACCTCAAACCCGGTCAGTCCTATATCGACCAGGCGGGCCATGAGCGTATCTCTGACGATGCACCAGCGCGCGTCTCAAGCTGGGCGCGTGGGCACCTCGCTTTCGAGGACGCCAGCCTCTCAGACGTGGGCGTAGCTTTTCAGCGCCTGACCGGCCGGCGCCTCATTTTTACCACCCCGGCCGTGGCGCGCCTGCATCTGTCGGGGACAGTAAATCTCGATAATGTCGACCGCGCCAGCCAGGCGCTCAGTGCGGCGCTTCCGGTGACAGCTACACCAACAGCGCAGGGCGACATCTTGGTTTCGCCGCGCTGAAATTGCTCTGATCACGGATCAATAAACACCTAACACATTGGAATGTCACAAATATTTCACGACATTTCCATGGAGGATCGAACGCTTTCTTACGTTTTGCCCCAGGTAGCCGGATCGCGGACCTTCTTCGCGGCCTGCTGCTCAACCGATCCATTTCCTGGGGCAACCATGTCAAAATCCACATCACACATCGCCTACGGCCTGGGCGCCATGGCCGCGCTGGCCTATGCCTCGCTGCTCGTGCCGCACGCCTTGGCGCAAACCGAAACCACAGATGCCGCCGCGCCCGCAGACGCTGCGCAGGAAGTCATCGTCACCGGTTATTCCAAAAGCGTTCGTGCCGCCAACATGACCAAGAAGGCCGCCGCCTTCAGCGTCGACGCCGTCAATGCCGAAGATATCGGCAAGTTCCCGAACCGCAATGCCGCCGAAGCCCTGCAACTGGTTACCGGCGTCACCATGGACCGTCAGCGCGGCGAAGGCCTCAAGGTCAGCGTCCGCGGGCTTGGGCCTCAGTTCCAGAACGTCACGCTCAACGGCAGCACGATCGCGGTCAACGACCTGATCGAAAACGGCGGCGCCGAAGGCCGTAACTTTCGCTTTGAGGTTCTGCCGACCAACTCGATCGCGCAGATCGCCGTCATCAAGACGCCGACCGCCGACATGGACGACGGCGCGCTCGGCGGCAATATCGACATCAAGACGTTGAAGCCGCTCGATATCGGCAACCGTATGACCTTCTCGGTCCGTTCCGCCTACAACACCCTGACCGAAAAATCCGACCCCACCCTGTCGGGCCTCTACAGCTACGTCACCCCCGACCGCAAGCTCGGCCTTCTCGTCTCGGCCATGACCGACCGCCGCCAGGTGCGTAACGACCGCTTCATGAACTTCGGCTGGAACAAGGACCAGTTCACAAGCGTGCTCGGCGCCGGTTATTATACCCCGACGCGCACCCGCCCGACCATCGAACTGGAAGACCGCAAGCGCAGCTCGATCATGATCTCAGGCCAGTGGAAGCCGACCGCCGACCTCAAGACCGAGGTCAACATTCTGGCGACCCGCCTCGACGTTCATTACGATGAACATGGCCTCGACATCTACCCGGACGCCGCCGTTACCTACCCGAACTTCGCCGCCGAAAGCGCTCTCTATCCGTCGTTGAGCGGCCTCTACACGCAGGCCGCCGCGCAGGCTAATGGCGCCACCGTCTATGCCAAGCCGACCTTCGTCGCCGGCTCTCAGGTTATCGTCGGTGACACGGTCGTCGCCGGCACAATCAACAATGTGCGCTGGATGGCCTCGCGCGAAACCAGCTTCAATCGCCACGACCTGACGGCCATCAATATCAGCCAGTCCTATACGCCGGGCGCCTGGACCTTCTTCGGTAACCTCGCCTACTCCAAGGCCCATTCCTACCACCCGGAAGGCGGCGCCACGACGCGCAACCGCATGTCGTTCGTAGGCCCGCTGCATTTCGATTTCTCGAAAGGCTACAAGGAAATCCCCGTCCTTACGACAACGGTCGATTATAACAATCCGGCCAACTATGTCGGCCAGGCCTTCGACTACACCTCGAAAGATTTACTCGATACCGACAACTCGGCAAAGATCGACGCCGCGCGCCGCTTTGATGGCTTCCTCACCAAGCTGTCTTTCGGCGCGGCTTACCAGCATCGCAACCGCGACTATGTTCGCCGCGACTGGTCGATCAACCCGGTCTTCGGCATTCCGGTCACCACCCTGGGCTCAAGTTTCTACAGCGCCCTGCCATTCAGCAACTTCCTGTCGGATTTCGACGGCAACAGCCCCCGCACCTGGGTGTCCCCCTCCAGCACTGCCTTTTATGACCTGATCTATAACCCTTCCGTCGCCGCCCGCGCACCGGACGCCGCCAGCCTGCGTTCCTCGTTCGAGGTCGATGAAAAGATCACCTCGGCCTATGTTCGCGGCGATTTCGCCCATGACGTCATGAACTTCCCGGTCACCGGCAATCTGGGCGTCCGCTACGCGACCACCGATCAGGTCGCGTCGGGCACGCTCGTCAACGGCTCGACCCCGCAGGCCGTGTCTTATCCGGTCACCTATCATGACTGGCTGCCAAGCCTGAACCTACGTGTTGAGTTCACCGACCAGCTCATTGGTCGCTTTGGCGCCTCACGCGTCGTCAACCGTCCGAACATCACCGACATCGCACCGCGCATCACCGTCTCGCGCGACTCGCCTACGGCTTCCGGCGGCAATCCGAACCTCAAACCCTACCGCGCCAACCAGGCCGATATGTCGCTGGAATGGTACTTCAACCAGACCGGCGCGCTCACCGGCGCCTACTACTACAAGCAGCTCGACAGCTACATCACCGCCCAGAACACCACCATCCAGGTGCCGGGTCGCGGCGATATCCTGCTCTCGACCACGGTGAATGGCGGCGAGGCCAAGTTGCAGGGTATTGAACTGGCCTATAACCAGCTCTTTAGCTTCCTGCCGGCGCCGTTCGATGGCCTGGGCACGCAGGTTTCGGTCACCACCACAGAGGTCACATCGACCTACAACGCTGGTAACCGCACCCTGACCAACATGCTGCCGGGCCTCTCCAAGGCCAGCTACAACCTGGTCGGCTATTATGAGAAGAACGGCTACGCCGGCCGCATCGGCTACTTCTGGCGCGACCGCTACCTGGCCTCCAACGGCTCGACGGTCTCGACTGAATCCTATGTTGCTCCGTTCGGCTCGCTCGATGCGTCTTTGTCCTATGACATCAACGAACACTTCGTGGTCGGTATTGACGCCATCAACCTCACCGGCGCGAAGAAGTACGTCTACGGCGCCAACAAGCTCCAGAGCCGTGAGATCAACGACTATGGCAGCACCTTCACCGTAAGCCTGCGCGCCAAATACTAAACCTTGGGGCCGCGTCTGGAGACGACGCGGCCCGCACCTTGGCTCCAGCCTGCCCGTCATATCCTGCAGGCGGCTGGAGCCACTTTTTCATCTTTTCCCGTGAGGCCTTCCATGCGACGTTCCCTTTGCGCCCTGATCACGCTATCGCTCGTGATGACCGCCCCCGCTTTTGCGGCTGAGGGGCTCAAGCTCAACCAGATCCAGATTCTAGGCTCGCATAACTCCTACCGCCCGGTGCCCAACGTCACGGTGCAGGCCAATATGGACAGCCTGCCCAATCATGCCGGGCAGGGCCTCGAATACGGCCACCCAGATATCCTCACCCAGCTTAATCTCGGCATTCGCCAGTTCGAATTCGATCCCTATGCCGATAAGACCGGCGGCCTGTATGCTGGCCCCTACGCCAAAACAGATCCCAACTACGCCACCATGGCGGCGCCCGGCCTGAAGGTGCTGCATATCCCCGTGCTCGATTACCGTAGCCAGTGCCTGACCTTGCGTGCCTGCCTGAGCGTTATCGCCGATTGGTCGAAGGCACATCCGGATCACGACGCGATCGTCCTGTTCATCAACACCAAGGAAGAGCCCGTCAAGGATCCACGCGTCACCACACCTGAGTTTTACACCGAAGCTGATCTGGCCGAAATCGACGCCGATGCCCGCGATATTCTGGGTGCCGACCACCTGATAACGCCTGACGTCATTCGCGGCGGCTACAAGAGCTTGCGCGACGGCGTGATGGCTGGCCATTGGCCGCTGGCAGCGGATGCCAAAGGCAAGGTCATGCTGGTGCTCGATTCCAATCCGCGCATCGCCGATATTTACCGTAAGGGCCATCCCTCGCTCGAAGGCCGCGTCATGTTTGGTCTTTATGCAGAAAACGAGGCCGAAGCTGCGGTCTTCAATATCCAGGATCCGCGCCCGGAAGCCGCCCATATTACGCAACTGGTCAAGCAAGGCTTCTTCGTCAGATCGCGTGCCGACGCCAACACGACCGAGGCCCGCAACCACGACTTAACGCGCTTCGAGACAGCCATCGAGGCCGGTGCGCAAGTCATCAGCACCGACTACTATGAGGGCGCGCCTGATCCTTACGGATTCAAATTTATCGTGCGCATGAAGGACGGGTTCAAACAGGCCAATCCCTTGTTTCGGTAAACCCGTTTCGATCCTGAACCAAAGGGCGTGGGGCGGCGTATACGAGGGCGGTAAGTCTTGCCGTACAGCCTTGCCATGGAAGCCACCCTCGCCCTATGACGGACATATCGAATCCGGACACCTTGCCGCCGGTCGCCACGCTGCGGCTGGTTCTGGGCGACCAGTTGTCCACTCGTCTGGCCATTATTGCCGAGGCCGATAAAGAGACGGATGTCATTCTTTTGGCCGAGGTTAAGGCCGAAGCCAGCTACGTGAACCATCACGTCAAGAAGATCGCGTTTTTGTTCTCCGCTATGCGTCACTACGCGCAGGCCTTGCAGGCGGCAGGTTACCGCGTGCTCTATATTGCGCTCGATGATCCCGATAACAGCCATACAATAAGCGGTGAAATGCTGCGCGCCGTAGCGTCCCTTTCGCCGCAGCGCGTCATGGTCACAGAGCCTGGCGAATGGCGTCTGTTGCAGGACTTTCTGGCGCTTGAGGTCGCCTTGCCGGTGCCACTGGATATCCTGCCTGACACGCGCTTTTTGTGCAGCCGCGCGCGTTTTGCAACCTGGGCCGACAACCGCGACAGCCTGCGCATGGAGTTCTTCTATCGTGACATGCGCCGCGACCATGGCATCCTGATCGAAGCAGACGGCGGCCCGACCGGCGGCAAATGGAACTATGACATTGACAACAGAAAGCCGCCGTCTCGCGGCCTGACCTCGCCGCGGCGCCTCAGCTTTCGCAAGGATGCGACGACACGGACCGTGCTCGATCTGGTGGAAAAGAGCTTTCCTGAGGGGTTCGGTGATCTGGAACCGTTCCATTTCGCCGTAACCCGCACCCAGGCTCTGCGCGAGCTGGATCACTTCATCGCCGAGATCCTGCCACGCTTTGGCGACTTCCAGGACGCCATGGTCTCGGGCGAGCCCTATCTCTATCATTCCTTGCTATCCACCTACCTAAATGCCGGCCTGCTCTACCCCCTGGAAATGTGCCGCAAGGCCGAAGTAGCCTTCCGCGATGGGCATGTGCCTCTTAATGCCGCCGAAGGCTTTATTCGTCAGATACTGGGCTGGCGTGAATTTATCCGCGGCATCTACTGGCGCTACATGCCGGACTACGCGACCCGCAATGCCCTGAACGCGACGCAGGACCTGCCCTGGTTTTACTGGAGCGGTGAGACGCACATGGCCTGTATGCGCGAAGCGATTAGCCATACCCGCCAGCATGCCTATTCGCACCATATCCAGCGCCTGATGATCACCGGCAATTTCGCGCTATTGGCGGGCCTCGATCCACAACAGGTTCACGCCTGGTATCTCGCCGTCTATGCCGACGCCTATGAATGGGTAGAACTGCCAAACACCTTAGGCATGGCGCTCCATGCCGATGGCGGCCTTGTCGCGTCAAAGCCTTATGCTGCCAGCGGCAACTATATCAACAAGATGAGCAATTACTGCGCTGGTTGCGCCTACGATCCGAAGGTGACGACCGGCGCCGGCGCCTGCCCTTTCAATGCCCTTTACTGGGATTTTCTGGCCCGTCATCGCGACCGGTTCGCCGGCAATAGGCGTATGCCCTATGTCTATGCCAACTGGGACCGGATGGGCGAAGAGCGGCAGAATGCGGTGCGTGCACAGGCTCGGATCCATCTTCAGGCCATGCGCGACGGGACGCTGTAATATGCCAAAAGGTATCGCCAAGTCCGATCTACCTTGCAAACCCTGCAAGGTCTGTCAGCGGGCTTTCACCTGGCGCAAAAAATGGGCCAAGGTATGGACAGAGGTCAAATACTGTTCAGATCGCTGCCGCGCCACGAAGGGCCGAACTAAGCCGTGAAAGCGGGCATGTCCAACATCTGCTTATAACCTTCAACACTATCGGCTTCATTCAAGCTAAATCCGGAAGTCTATCTCCGGAGTTTATAAAGACCTGACGCCGGCCTTTGCTCGTTCAGGCGATGTCTATCGTCACCAAGACTGTCCATTTATTTAATAACCTAATTATCGTACTTTTTTTATTTTCAAGAGCGAAAATTAGTTTTATCAATGGGTGAAATTAGAACGGATAAGTGGAACAGGGCGTGACACGATCAAATTCATTAAAAGCACTATTCGGATCGGTCTCACTGCTTATTCTGAGCGGCTGTGCCGCCACAACCATTCAGGTCGATACAGTCGCCGAACTGCAGGCGGC includes:
- a CDS encoding TonB-dependent receptor, translating into MRRRSTLKRHDPPQAQVAELAWVRPAGILALALGLCSSPACAAGTPRQDLAASLIDLGMANHVQIVFQPHLVKGLKCGSLPGRTSGLDTNLTRLLQPYGLAYRRVASDVIVVYRPAPRPVTVAAPVASSEPDLPPIIVRSYRQSLVRAGDAKRRADYTVDAIDAEDVGKYPARNVAEALQLVTGVSLERQRGIGLYVSVRGMGPQFQNVEFDGHSLAATELIENAGVRGRDFRFDILPAELISRVDVVKTPTPDMEEGALGGDINIHTLRPLDVVPNGTSFKGLASLRLSHNDRAHDISPAMHVMTAWTTDDRRFGLLLSLISDRQSVRNDRFYNYGWNKDQFTSVLGPGIYTPTRTRPTIELEDRRHNTLFASAQWRPDDHHETELSLLATRLDVAYDETGLDIYPDDRSQATPVFTPGTAGIVGDTAIRGRIETVRFMASRETSLNRFDLLLGHVKHRWRSGAWTANLSADMSRAHSYHPPGRGTTRSRVAFFAPLTYDFSGGGKTVPVLQTTLDYTDPRNFTGQRFDYATKDALDSDEALSYDVAKSFDGPLARIQVGQQYHHHNRRYTRRDWKNFDLVGIDFTGLGADSYDAELSPTFLKGINGDSPRTWLVPSATAFYNRLMTADVLAASPTATDATGSFEVDERIWAGFIRSDWRFQLWQRPVTANIGMRQIDNLQISEGAALIGDDATPVRYRLHYTTTLPSANLRMVWRPGLIVRLSAARVMSRPNIINSAPRLTISNDADTGQGGNPFLRPFIATDMSAGLEWYPSPATSLAMAVFGRRFDDYVTRENTHIFVPGRGDILLSTTVNGGDASVAGIEAAYNQTLDALPGPLNHLGFQVSFTVLDVSADYASGALRIRNELTGLSRSTYNLVGFYEDDRVMARLGYYWRARYLSSVGSSIQAPSYTDSFGSLDGAFSLEIDKATTLTLEAVNLLNTTRYAFAMTKDRPQEIHQYGRTFSVQLRHTF
- a CDS encoding sigma-70 family RNA polymerase sigma factor, which encodes MTTRTQSFDALVTRYRAPLRGYFRRQGITDDAEDLVQEVFIRLAQAYARMHWDNPDGYVFTIASNILTDHRRKGTTRRAGQHDELSDDLASTGETPEHSLLNRDRLRQVVAALKTLHPNCYNSFILHRFENMPQSEIAKRLGLSVSTIEKHIMTALHHLNTTLGKELA
- a CDS encoding FecR domain-containing protein produces the protein MTAPNLKPDALSEQERTFLGSLNAPASPDAPRNEEEAALMGTWLAMAAFADTAEIKAMRHEALLAAGVVRPVKRPVSRYVGIGLAACLTLAIGGGGFFAWSGRMQAFTAPAQGIAHVTLKDGTEITLSAGGQIRSRIGASKREIDLVRGDAYFAVTHDEKRPLTVTTSSHRAVDLGTEFNITQTGDAYRLTLVSGAVRIENLKTGYASDLKPGQSYIDQAGHERISDDAPARVSSWARGHLAFEDASLSDVGVAFQRLTGRRLIFTTPAVARLHLSGTVNLDNVDRASQALSAALPVTATPTAQGDILVSPR
- a CDS encoding TonB-dependent receptor, with protein sequence MSKSTSHIAYGLGAMAALAYASLLVPHALAQTETTDAAAPADAAQEVIVTGYSKSVRAANMTKKAAAFSVDAVNAEDIGKFPNRNAAEALQLVTGVTMDRQRGEGLKVSVRGLGPQFQNVTLNGSTIAVNDLIENGGAEGRNFRFEVLPTNSIAQIAVIKTPTADMDDGALGGNIDIKTLKPLDIGNRMTFSVRSAYNTLTEKSDPTLSGLYSYVTPDRKLGLLVSAMTDRRQVRNDRFMNFGWNKDQFTSVLGAGYYTPTRTRPTIELEDRKRSSIMISGQWKPTADLKTEVNILATRLDVHYDEHGLDIYPDAAVTYPNFAAESALYPSLSGLYTQAAAQANGATVYAKPTFVAGSQVIVGDTVVAGTINNVRWMASRETSFNRHDLTAINISQSYTPGAWTFFGNLAYSKAHSYHPEGGATTRNRMSFVGPLHFDFSKGYKEIPVLTTTVDYNNPANYVGQAFDYTSKDLLDTDNSAKIDAARRFDGFLTKLSFGAAYQHRNRDYVRRDWSINPVFGIPVTTLGSSFYSALPFSNFLSDFDGNSPRTWVSPSSTAFYDLIYNPSVAARAPDAASLRSSFEVDEKITSAYVRGDFAHDVMNFPVTGNLGVRYATTDQVASGTLVNGSTPQAVSYPVTYHDWLPSLNLRVEFTDQLIGRFGASRVVNRPNITDIAPRITVSRDSPTASGGNPNLKPYRANQADMSLEWYFNQTGALTGAYYYKQLDSYITAQNTTIQVPGRGDILLSTTVNGGEAKLQGIELAYNQLFSFLPAPFDGLGTQVSVTTTEVTSTYNAGNRTLTNMLPGLSKASYNLVGYYEKNGYAGRIGYFWRDRYLASNGSTVSTESYVAPFGSLDASLSYDINEHFVVGIDAINLTGAKKYVYGANKLQSREINDYGSTFTVSLRAKY
- a CDS encoding Ca2+-dependent phosphoinositide-specific phospholipase C encodes the protein MRRSLCALITLSLVMTAPAFAAEGLKLNQIQILGSHNSYRPVPNVTVQANMDSLPNHAGQGLEYGHPDILTQLNLGIRQFEFDPYADKTGGLYAGPYAKTDPNYATMAAPGLKVLHIPVLDYRSQCLTLRACLSVIADWSKAHPDHDAIVLFINTKEEPVKDPRVTTPEFYTEADLAEIDADARDILGADHLITPDVIRGGYKSLRDGVMAGHWPLAADAKGKVMLVLDSNPRIADIYRKGHPSLEGRVMFGLYAENEAEAAVFNIQDPRPEAAHITQLVKQGFFVRSRADANTTEARNHDLTRFETAIEAGAQVISTDYYEGAPDPYGFKFIVRMKDGFKQANPLFR
- a CDS encoding cryptochrome/photolyase family protein, which gives rise to MTDISNPDTLPPVATLRLVLGDQLSTRLAIIAEADKETDVILLAEVKAEASYVNHHVKKIAFLFSAMRHYAQALQAAGYRVLYIALDDPDNSHTISGEMLRAVASLSPQRVMVTEPGEWRLLQDFLALEVALPVPLDILPDTRFLCSRARFATWADNRDSLRMEFFYRDMRRDHGILIEADGGPTGGKWNYDIDNRKPPSRGLTSPRRLSFRKDATTRTVLDLVEKSFPEGFGDLEPFHFAVTRTQALRELDHFIAEILPRFGDFQDAMVSGEPYLYHSLLSTYLNAGLLYPLEMCRKAEVAFRDGHVPLNAAEGFIRQILGWREFIRGIYWRYMPDYATRNALNATQDLPWFYWSGETHMACMREAISHTRQHAYSHHIQRLMITGNFALLAGLDPQQVHAWYLAVYADAYEWVELPNTLGMALHADGGLVASKPYAASGNYINKMSNYCAGCAYDPKVTTGAGACPFNALYWDFLARHRDRFAGNRRMPYVYANWDRMGEERQNAVRAQARIHLQAMRDGTL
- a CDS encoding DUF2256 domain-containing protein, which translates into the protein MPKGIAKSDLPCKPCKVCQRAFTWRKKWAKVWTEVKYCSDRCRATKGRTKP